In a genomic window of Micromonospora cremea:
- a CDS encoding response regulator transcription factor, with amino-acid sequence MPATQTEARLLVVEDDPNILELLSASLRFAGFDVATATSGSAALNAAKDHRPDLVVLDVMLPDLDGFEVIRMLREGGTRTPVVFLTARDATDDKIRGLTLGGDDYVTKPFSLEELTARIRAVLRRTTTGEQAPSRLTFADLELDEETHEVHRAGQRVQLSPTEFKLLRYLMLNANRVLSKAQILDHVWNYDFRGDDNIVESYISYLRRKVDTSQPRLIHTLRGVGYVLRKPAA; translated from the coding sequence ATGCCCGCTACCCAGACCGAGGCGCGTCTGCTCGTCGTCGAGGACGACCCGAACATCCTCGAACTGCTCTCCGCGAGCCTGCGCTTCGCGGGCTTCGACGTGGCCACCGCCACCAGTGGCAGCGCGGCCCTGAACGCCGCCAAGGACCACCGGCCCGACCTGGTGGTGCTCGACGTGATGCTGCCGGACCTCGACGGCTTCGAGGTCATCCGGATGCTCCGCGAGGGCGGTACGCGTACCCCTGTGGTCTTCCTGACCGCCCGGGACGCCACCGACGACAAGATCCGTGGGCTGACCCTGGGCGGCGACGACTACGTCACCAAGCCGTTCAGCCTGGAGGAGTTGACCGCCCGGATCCGCGCCGTGCTGCGCCGCACCACGACCGGCGAGCAGGCCCCGTCCCGGCTCACCTTCGCCGACCTGGAGCTGGACGAGGAGACCCACGAGGTGCACCGGGCCGGGCAGCGGGTGCAGCTCTCGCCAACCGAGTTCAAGCTGCTGCGCTACCTGATGCTCAACGCCAACCGGGTGCTGTCCAAGGCGCAGATCCTCGACCACGTCTGGAACTACGACTTCCGTGGTGACGACAACATCGTCGAGTCCTACATCTCCTACCTGCGGCGCAAGGTCGACACCAGCCAGCCCCGGCTGATCCACACCCTTCGTGGCGTCGGGTACGTGCTGCGCAAGCCGGCGGCGTGA
- a CDS encoding trypsin-like peptidase domain-containing protein has protein sequence MTEFESDPQRRPAPTDAEPSHPTAELPRDERAQSDSPTTHVPVVSTTDDAATTAANPAVPAEPTAPAGYAGQQASAPPAVGQPTGYEPPAGTHSAPPYPVSGHPAPGQPGYPQPTAARYPGAPWYPGQQSGWAGGGQPGVAYQQQHPGHQQHQQHPGQPVPPWGPQATPPGTGPRPGRIAKFAGAGVAVFALMLGSGVAGGALALALDGDGGGVTRTYSAAPVLNSADLPKIAAAVQDSVVSIATTSGEGSGVVLSADGYVLTNNHVVASAAGDTVQVVFADGKNAQAKIVGTDPKTDLAVVKANGVSGLKPATFGDSDAMQVGDQVLALGSPLGLQGSVTAGILSARDRTIRAGEGQPQDPNQQGQTVSSISGLLQTDAPINPGNSGGALVNTRGEVIGVNTAIATSGQSTGNIGVGFAIPSNKAKDVAGKLQRGEKVSHPSLGVGVNQAEGGGALVASVTPGSAADKAGLQRGDVITRFGDKAVNDSDDLVGAVQAGKVGDRVQVQFKRNGTEKTATVTLTETS, from the coding sequence ATGACCGAGTTCGAGTCCGACCCGCAGCGCCGGCCGGCACCCACCGACGCCGAGCCGTCGCACCCCACCGCCGAGCTGCCGCGCGACGAGCGCGCGCAGTCCGACTCCCCGACCACCCATGTCCCGGTCGTCTCGACCACCGACGACGCGGCGACCACCGCCGCCAATCCGGCCGTGCCCGCCGAGCCCACGGCGCCCGCCGGGTACGCCGGCCAGCAGGCCAGCGCCCCGCCGGCCGTCGGGCAGCCGACCGGGTACGAGCCTCCCGCTGGCACCCACTCCGCGCCGCCGTACCCGGTCTCCGGCCACCCGGCGCCCGGCCAGCCCGGCTACCCGCAACCGACCGCCGCCCGGTACCCCGGCGCCCCCTGGTACCCCGGCCAGCAGTCCGGCTGGGCCGGCGGGGGCCAGCCGGGCGTGGCGTACCAGCAGCAGCACCCGGGCCACCAGCAGCACCAGCAGCACCCCGGACAGCCGGTTCCCCCGTGGGGCCCGCAGGCCACGCCGCCCGGCACCGGGCCCCGGCCCGGCCGGATCGCCAAGTTCGCCGGCGCCGGCGTCGCCGTGTTCGCCCTCATGCTCGGTTCCGGTGTGGCCGGCGGCGCGCTCGCGCTCGCCCTCGACGGCGACGGTGGCGGGGTCACCCGCACCTACTCCGCGGCCCCGGTGCTCAACAGCGCCGACCTGCCGAAGATCGCCGCCGCCGTGCAGGACAGCGTCGTCTCCATCGCCACCACCAGCGGCGAGGGCTCCGGCGTGGTGCTCAGCGCCGACGGCTACGTGCTCACCAACAACCACGTGGTCGCCTCGGCCGCCGGCGACACCGTGCAGGTCGTCTTCGCCGACGGCAAGAACGCGCAAGCGAAGATCGTCGGTACCGACCCGAAGACCGACCTGGCCGTGGTGAAGGCCAACGGGGTGAGCGGCCTCAAGCCGGCCACCTTCGGCGACAGCGACGCCATGCAGGTCGGCGACCAGGTCCTCGCCCTGGGCAGCCCGCTCGGCCTGCAGGGCTCGGTGACCGCGGGCATCCTCAGCGCCCGGGACCGCACCATCCGGGCCGGCGAGGGCCAGCCGCAGGACCCGAACCAGCAGGGCCAGACGGTCAGCTCGATCTCCGGCCTGCTCCAGACCGATGCCCCGATCAACCCCGGCAACTCCGGTGGCGCCCTGGTCAACACCCGTGGCGAGGTGATCGGCGTCAACACCGCCATCGCCACCTCCGGCCAGAGCACCGGCAACATCGGCGTCGGGTTCGCGATCCCCAGCAACAAGGCCAAGGACGTCGCGGGCAAGCTCCAGCGCGGCGAGAAGGTCAGCCACCCGTCGCTCGGGGTCGGCGTCAACCAGGCCGAGGGCGGCGGCGCCCTGGTCGCGTCGGTCACGCCGGGCAGTGCTGCCGACAAGGCCGGTCTCCAGCGGGGCGACGTGATCACCCGGTTCGGCGACAAGGCCGTCAACGACTCCGACGACCTGGTCGGCGCGGTGCAGGCCGGCAAGGTCGGCGACCGGGTCCAGGTGCAGTTCAAGCGCAACGGCACCGAGAAGACGGCAACCGTGACGCTCACCGAGACGTCCTGA
- a CDS encoding glycosyltransferase family 4 protein produces the protein MVVPPWLSVPPPGYGGLEQVVAGLVDALTRHGHEVTLFGAGGHHGTAGDFVSTVPEVQYPRLGESLPELAHLARVNRMINAGDFDVIHDHTTIGPLVAGRRAVPTVATVHGNPVGEYGDVLGEVDRDVGLVAISHAQRRLNPVLPWAGTVHNALDLRGFPRKTAPGPGPVLWLARFSPDKGPDVAIRACRAAGLPLLLAGKCNEPAERRYYEQVVAPLVGDDVTVVFNADRAETLRMLVDARCLIMPIQWEEPFGMVMLEAMATGTPVVAFDRGAVPELVRPGVTGLVCERPEELPAALRAANGLDPAACVAHVAENFSVERLAYGYEEVFRRFLAGRHDVRESVRVAAR, from the coding sequence ATGGTGGTGCCGCCGTGGCTGTCCGTGCCGCCGCCCGGCTACGGCGGCCTGGAGCAGGTGGTCGCGGGGCTGGTGGACGCGCTGACCCGGCACGGGCACGAGGTGACGCTGTTCGGTGCGGGCGGACACCACGGCACCGCCGGCGATTTCGTCTCCACCGTTCCTGAGGTCCAGTACCCGCGACTCGGCGAGTCGTTGCCCGAGCTGGCCCACCTGGCCCGGGTGAATCGGATGATCAACGCAGGCGATTTCGACGTGATCCACGACCACACCACGATCGGCCCTCTCGTGGCCGGTCGCCGGGCCGTGCCGACGGTGGCGACGGTGCACGGCAACCCGGTGGGGGAGTACGGCGACGTGCTCGGCGAGGTCGACCGGGACGTCGGCCTGGTGGCCATCTCGCACGCCCAGCGCCGGCTCAACCCGGTTCTGCCCTGGGCCGGCACCGTGCACAACGCGCTGGACCTGCGCGGGTTTCCGCGCAAGACCGCGCCCGGCCCCGGGCCGGTGCTGTGGCTGGCCCGGTTCAGCCCGGACAAGGGGCCGGACGTCGCCATCCGGGCGTGCCGGGCGGCCGGGCTGCCGCTGCTGCTAGCGGGCAAGTGCAACGAGCCGGCCGAACGCCGGTACTACGAGCAGGTCGTCGCGCCGCTGGTCGGTGACGACGTGACCGTCGTGTTCAACGCCGACCGCGCGGAGACTCTGCGGATGCTGGTCGACGCCCGCTGCCTGATCATGCCAATCCAGTGGGAGGAGCCGTTCGGCATGGTGATGTTGGAGGCGATGGCCACCGGCACTCCGGTGGTCGCATTCGACCGTGGTGCGGTGCCGGAGCTGGTCCGGCCCGGGGTGACCGGTCTGGTCTGCGAGCGGCCGGAGGAGCTACCGGCGGCGTTGCGGGCGGCGAACGGTCTGGACCCGGCGGCCTGCGTGGCGCACGTCGCGGAGAACTTCTCGGTCGAGCGGTTGGCGTACGGCTACGAGGAGGTCTTCCGACGCTTCCTCGCCGGCCGGCACGACGTCCGCGAGTCGGTCCGGGTGGCGGCCCGCTGA
- a CDS encoding BON domain-containing protein, which produces MSTATDVRDQRIQRDVLAELAWDARLQPNEIGVTVDQGVVTLTGFVDGAARSWAAIRCAQRVRGVRAVADEIEVRLPGTPGRTDGEIAIAASRALEWDSFVPAERLDVTVANGWLMLRGEVEFGWQRRTAEGELRRLDGVRGITNLVEVRPPAPPAGERLRRDVQRALLRTIGADRVTVEVDGDTLVLAGVVRSWWERDQVERVAWSAPGVRVVHDQLLVGG; this is translated from the coding sequence ATGAGCACGGCGACGGATGTCCGCGACCAGCGGATCCAGCGCGACGTCCTGGCCGAGCTGGCCTGGGATGCGCGGCTGCAACCCAACGAGATCGGCGTGACCGTCGACCAGGGTGTGGTCACCCTGACGGGATTCGTGGACGGGGCTGCCCGCAGTTGGGCGGCGATCCGGTGCGCGCAGCGGGTCCGCGGGGTCCGGGCGGTAGCCGACGAGATCGAGGTGCGGCTGCCGGGCACACCGGGGCGTACCGACGGGGAGATCGCCATCGCCGCCAGCCGGGCGCTGGAGTGGGACAGTTTCGTGCCGGCCGAACGGCTGGACGTGACGGTGGCCAACGGCTGGCTGATGCTCCGCGGTGAGGTCGAGTTCGGGTGGCAGCGCCGCACCGCCGAGGGGGAACTACGCCGGTTGGACGGCGTGCGGGGGATCACCAACCTGGTGGAGGTGCGTCCGCCGGCGCCACCGGCCGGTGAGCGGCTGCGACGGGACGTCCAGCGCGCGCTGCTGCGCACGATCGGCGCGGATCGGGTGACGGTCGAGGTGGACGGCGACACGCTGGTCCTCGCCGGGGTGGTCCGTTCGTGGTGGGAACGCGACCAGGTCGAGCGGGTGGCCTGGTCCGCGCCAGGGGTGCGGGTCGTCCACGATCAGCTCCTGGTCGGCGGGTGA
- a CDS encoding sensor histidine kinase: protein MNAVQQAKGRLRGVPLRIKLVASVLALVSGALVVISVSTAYFLHSYLVDQIDLELRDSADRIQSIMPSSNRVSLPSDYVVVLTSPTTGRVQDFAYDKSRFTESDLPPWPSDAAGFEAQEKAQEGGPRTVRARDSSLRWRMLYTELPGGQRAAIGEHLTDVDLAVKRLAWIDLLVGGAVLIMLASVGAAIVRTSLKPLVEIERTAAAIAGGDLTRRVPDPEQGQEHPTSELGRLSRALNAMLTQIEAAFTARAASETAARSAESAARDAAFAAQASEARARRSEERMRQFVADASHELRTPLTTIRGFAELYRQGAARAPEQTAGLLRRIEDEAARMGLLVEDLLLLARLDRERPLSLAPVELPVLASDAVQAARAIAPDRRIELEIEPGSGPLVVFADDARLRQVIGNLVTNALTHTPPDAEISLRLRAEPGNLAVVEVADTGQGLSREQAERVFERFYRADAARTRRAEGNTGTGLGLAIVAALVAAHHGTVEVVETPGGGATFRVRLPQVPQADDAGE from the coding sequence GTGAACGCGGTCCAGCAGGCGAAGGGACGGCTGCGGGGCGTACCACTGCGGATCAAGCTGGTCGCCTCGGTGCTGGCGCTGGTCTCCGGCGCCCTGGTGGTGATCAGTGTCTCGACCGCCTACTTCCTGCACAGTTACCTGGTCGACCAGATCGACCTCGAGCTGCGCGATTCGGCTGACCGGATCCAGTCGATCATGCCGTCGTCGAACCGCGTCTCGCTGCCCAGCGACTACGTGGTCGTGCTGACCAGCCCGACCACCGGCCGCGTCCAGGACTTCGCGTACGACAAGTCCCGCTTCACGGAGAGCGACCTGCCGCCGTGGCCGAGCGACGCGGCCGGGTTCGAAGCGCAGGAGAAGGCCCAGGAGGGTGGCCCGCGCACCGTCCGCGCCCGGGACAGCTCGCTGCGCTGGCGGATGCTCTACACCGAACTGCCCGGCGGCCAGAGGGCGGCGATCGGCGAGCACCTGACCGACGTCGACCTCGCCGTCAAGCGGCTGGCCTGGATCGACCTGCTGGTCGGCGGCGCGGTGCTGATCATGCTCGCCTCGGTCGGCGCGGCGATCGTGCGGACCAGCCTCAAGCCGCTGGTGGAAATCGAACGGACTGCCGCCGCCATCGCCGGCGGTGACCTGACCCGCCGGGTGCCCGACCCGGAGCAGGGACAGGAGCATCCCACCTCCGAGCTGGGCCGGCTCTCCCGCGCGCTCAACGCGATGCTCACCCAGATCGAGGCGGCGTTCACCGCTCGGGCCGCCTCGGAGACCGCGGCGCGCTCCGCCGAGAGCGCCGCCCGGGACGCGGCGTTCGCCGCGCAGGCGTCCGAGGCGCGGGCCCGGCGATCCGAGGAGCGGATGCGGCAGTTCGTCGCGGACGCCTCCCACGAGCTCCGGACCCCGCTGACCACCATTCGTGGCTTCGCCGAGCTGTACCGGCAGGGCGCGGCCCGGGCGCCAGAGCAGACCGCCGGCCTGCTGCGCCGGATCGAGGACGAGGCGGCCCGGATGGGGCTGCTGGTCGAGGACCTGCTGCTGCTCGCCCGGCTGGACCGGGAACGGCCGCTCTCGCTGGCCCCGGTCGAGCTGCCGGTGCTCGCCTCCGACGCGGTGCAGGCCGCCCGGGCGATCGCCCCGGACCGGCGGATCGAGCTGGAGATCGAGCCCGGCTCGGGTCCCCTCGTCGTCTTCGCCGACGACGCGCGGCTGCGTCAGGTGATCGGCAACCTGGTCACCAACGCGCTGACCCACACCCCGCCGGACGCCGAGATCAGCCTGCGGTTGCGCGCCGAGCCGGGGAACCTCGCGGTGGTGGAGGTGGCCGACACCGGTCAGGGGCTCTCCCGGGAGCAGGCGGAACGGGTCTTCGAGCGGTTCTACCGGGCCGACGCGGCGCGGACCCGGCGGGCCGAGGGCAACACCGGCACCGGCCTCGGCCTGGCTATCGTGGCGGCGTTGGTCGCCGCCCACCACGGCACGGTCGAGGTGGTCGAGACCCCGGGCGGTGGCGCAACCTTCCGGGTCCGGCTGCCGCAGGTGCCGCAGGCCGACGACGCGGGCGAATGA
- a CDS encoding protein kinase domain-containing protein: protein MAPERLDGAPAQPATDVYSLGVLLHEALTGRVPYPADTWEQLSDALAGGPPPTLAGLPELPPAVAQVCLRSLARDPADRPNARQVATVLRDHLLPTDSTPAPTLTLPPAAPVPVTGGERAAGPGDRTAVPDADNGGPGRSRRRPALLLIPAVLAVGVVLTVAALLPEQRATPRTQPTAGPVPTAASRSPVTEPSRPTAAPSARRSTGSPAAGPGTLVEAANRVDTLIGAGLTAGEIRADVGLDLRNELRNLTAAVGAGRSELAPPVARLREKVTVRLGEGGISPAYAERLDAAIAELGAARV, encoded by the coding sequence GTGGCTCCGGAACGGCTCGACGGCGCCCCCGCCCAACCCGCGACCGACGTGTACTCGCTCGGCGTGCTGCTGCACGAGGCGCTGACCGGCCGGGTCCCCTACCCGGCGGACACCTGGGAGCAGCTCAGCGACGCGCTGGCCGGCGGCCCGCCGCCGACGCTGGCCGGGCTGCCGGAGCTGCCCCCGGCGGTGGCCCAGGTCTGCCTGCGCAGCCTGGCCCGGGATCCGGCCGACCGGCCGAACGCCCGGCAGGTGGCCACTGTGCTGCGTGACCACCTGCTGCCGACCGACAGCACCCCGGCACCCACGCTGACCCTGCCGCCGGCAGCCCCCGTTCCGGTGACCGGCGGGGAAAGGGCGGCGGGACCGGGCGACCGAACAGCCGTACCGGATGCGGACAATGGCGGGCCGGGCCGGTCCCGTCGGCGGCCGGCGCTGCTGCTGATTCCGGCCGTCCTGGCGGTCGGCGTGGTGCTGACCGTCGCGGCCCTGCTGCCCGAGCAGCGGGCGACACCGAGGACCCAACCCACCGCCGGTCCGGTGCCGACCGCGGCGAGTCGTTCGCCGGTCACCGAGCCATCCCGCCCGACCGCGGCACCGTCGGCACGGCGGAGCACCGGCTCGCCCGCCGCCGGGCCGGGCACGCTGGTGGAGGCCGCCAACCGGGTCGACACGCTGATCGGCGCCGGGTTGACCGCCGGGGAGATCCGCGCCGACGTCGGCCTCGACCTGCGCAACGAGCTGCGCAACCTGACCGCCGCGGTCGGCGCCGGGCGGAGCGAACTGGCCCCGCCGGTGGCCCGGCTGCGCGAGAAGGTCACGGTCCGGCTCGGCGAGGGCGGCATCAGCCCGGCGTACGCGGAGCGGCTGGACGCCGCCATCGCCGAGCTCGGAGCCGCCCGGGTCTGA
- a CDS encoding DUF4097 family beta strand repeat-containing protein, with protein sequence MTGWTVDSPQRLTVDGPVTRLDVRLVSGRLNVVAADGPARVDVTRVGRRPVLVTHSDGRLTIRQERGRGWADALRWFRSITRYPRVDVSVAVPADIIADLNLVAGSLVASGLRRQTTVDVTAGQITLMGLRGSTFAKITSGPVEALGVGGDLSLETVSGEVILADSAADRVRAQTVSGAITCDLDNPRRSEIRLTTISGSITVRIREDSDLDVRLHTASGRITSGFPQVRTSTFPLANSEGVLGVGEGKLWASATSGSIALLARPVDHDEEELP encoded by the coding sequence ATGACCGGATGGACGGTCGACAGCCCGCAGCGGCTCACCGTGGACGGCCCGGTCACCCGGCTGGACGTCCGCCTGGTGAGCGGGCGGCTCAACGTGGTCGCCGCCGACGGCCCGGCCCGGGTCGACGTCACCCGCGTCGGCCGCCGACCCGTCCTGGTCACCCACTCCGACGGCCGGCTCACCATCCGCCAGGAGCGCGGCCGGGGCTGGGCGGACGCCCTGCGGTGGTTTCGGTCGATCACGCGGTACCCGCGAGTCGACGTCTCCGTCGCGGTACCCGCGGACATCATCGCCGACCTGAATCTGGTCGCGGGCTCGCTGGTCGCCTCCGGGCTGCGCCGGCAGACCACGGTCGACGTGACCGCTGGTCAGATCACCCTGATGGGGCTACGTGGCAGCACCTTCGCGAAGATCACTTCGGGGCCGGTGGAGGCGCTCGGCGTGGGCGGCGACCTCAGTCTGGAGACGGTCTCCGGTGAGGTGATCCTCGCCGACAGCGCCGCCGACCGGGTGCGGGCGCAGACCGTCTCGGGAGCCATCACCTGCGACCTGGACAACCCCCGCCGCAGCGAGATCCGGCTCACCACCATCTCGGGCAGCATCACCGTCCGGATCCGGGAGGACAGCGACCTCGACGTACGGCTGCACACCGCCTCGGGCCGGATCACCAGCGGGTTCCCCCAGGTGCGCACCTCGACGTTCCCGCTGGCCAACAGCGAGGGGGTGCTCGGCGTCGGCGAGGGTAAGCTCTGGGCGTCCGCGACCTCGGGGAGCATCGCGCTACTCGCCCGGCCGGTGGACCACGACGAGGAGGAGCTGCCGTGA
- a CDS encoding patatin-like phospholipase family protein produces the protein MAGGPVAFVLGGGGVLGAVEVGMLRALFRAGIQPDMVLGTSIGAVNGALVAADPSEAVTDRLVRLWASPEASEVYGDSVARQLRRFAARTHLHSPRPLRRLLESELGVDTTFADLRVPFRCCAAHIERAAEHWFDSGPVVPAVLASASVPGLLPPTEIDGAHYVDGGIVNSIPIGEAVAVGATQIFVLQVGRIERELTPPRRPWEIAQVAFEISRRHRFFRELAALPEGVEVHVLPTGGLNPRDDTPWAYRDMAAVGRRISRAYTASRRYLATHVER, from the coding sequence ATGGCGGGGGGACCGGTGGCGTTCGTACTCGGGGGCGGGGGAGTGCTCGGCGCGGTCGAGGTGGGCATGTTGCGTGCCCTGTTCCGCGCCGGGATCCAACCCGACATGGTGCTCGGCACCTCGATCGGCGCGGTCAACGGCGCGCTCGTCGCGGCCGACCCGTCGGAGGCGGTGACCGACCGGCTGGTCCGGCTCTGGGCCTCACCGGAGGCCAGCGAGGTGTACGGCGACTCGGTCGCGCGGCAGCTGCGCCGCTTCGCCGCCCGGACCCACCTGCACTCGCCCCGACCGCTTCGCCGCCTGCTCGAATCCGAGCTGGGGGTGGACACCACCTTCGCCGACCTGCGGGTGCCGTTCCGCTGCTGTGCCGCGCACATCGAGCGGGCCGCCGAGCACTGGTTCGACAGCGGCCCCGTGGTGCCCGCAGTGCTGGCGTCGGCCTCGGTGCCGGGCCTGCTCCCGCCCACCGAGATCGACGGTGCGCACTATGTGGACGGTGGCATCGTCAACTCCATCCCGATCGGCGAGGCGGTGGCGGTGGGTGCTACCCAAATCTTCGTCCTCCAGGTGGGTCGGATCGAACGGGAGCTGACGCCGCCCCGGCGGCCGTGGGAGATCGCGCAGGTCGCGTTCGAGATCTCCCGCCGGCACCGGTTCTTCCGGGAGTTGGCCGCGCTGCCCGAGGGGGTGGAGGTGCACGTCCTGCCGACCGGAGGGCTGAATCCGCGCGACGACACCCCGTGGGCGTACCGCGACATGGCCGCGGTGGGGAGGCGCATCAGCCGCGCGTACACCGCCTCCCGGCGCTACCTCGCGACCCACGTGGAGCGCTGA
- a CDS encoding PadR family transcriptional regulator translates to MTAVFSHGRLRLYLLKLLDDGPKHGYELIRLLEDRFLGLYAPSAGTIYPRLQRLEAEGLVSHTAAGGRKTYGITDAGRDELRQRAGELTTLEADIAASVADLSTLAGEIRSEVSGSVRDLKRELSAAARQTRRTRWEPPAPPPGPAAANGPRAGLLDEFDQRLAAFTAEVGRLARARQFSDTQLRTAIRLLDGALDGLRRLLR, encoded by the coding sequence GTGACCGCCGTGTTCAGCCACGGCCGGCTCCGGCTCTACCTGCTCAAACTCCTCGACGACGGTCCGAAGCACGGCTACGAGCTGATCCGCCTGCTGGAGGACCGGTTCCTCGGGCTGTACGCGCCCAGCGCCGGCACCATCTACCCCCGCCTGCAACGGCTGGAGGCCGAGGGGCTGGTCAGCCACACCGCCGCCGGAGGCCGCAAGACGTACGGCATCACCGACGCCGGCCGCGACGAGCTGCGCCAACGGGCCGGCGAGCTGACCACCCTGGAGGCGGACATCGCCGCCTCGGTGGCGGACCTCTCCACCCTGGCCGGCGAGATCCGCAGCGAGGTGAGCGGCTCGGTGCGCGACCTCAAGCGGGAGCTGAGCGCGGCCGCCCGGCAGACCCGGCGTACCCGGTGGGAGCCTCCGGCCCCGCCGCCCGGTCCGGCGGCGGCGAACGGCCCGCGCGCAGGGCTGCTCGACGAGTTCGACCAGCGGCTGGCAGCGTTCACCGCGGAGGTGGGCCGGCTGGCGCGGGCCCGGCAGTTCAGCGACACCCAGCTGCGCACGGCGATCCGCCTGCTCGACGGCGCGCTGGACGGGCTGCGCCGACTGCTGCGCTGA
- a CDS encoding 1-acyl-sn-glycerol-3-phosphate acyltransferase, whose amino-acid sequence MPLPPRWLRRLLLAPGVVLLAVTVVTTLPVWALLAAAASPLVPGRLRPLRLFWIGCVYLVWDALALLALFVLWVASGFGWRSRSPAFQRAHYLLAGWFLRVLFWQARWTLRLRIDVVGTDPDTALPGRPELVLCRHAGPGDSFILIHGLVNWFKREPRIVLKDSLQWDPAIDVLLNRLPNRFIAPTPERGEETVRQVGHLATGLDDNDAFVIFPEGGNFTPKRRLRAIARLRSLGLERMALRAERMRHVLAPQPGGMLAALDAAPDAGVIFVAHTGLDRMLTVADVWRELPMDKRIVMRFWSVPPEEVPTGRQERIDWLYDWWAKIDAWIAANRDGAA is encoded by the coding sequence ATGCCGCTGCCACCCAGGTGGCTGCGCCGGTTGCTGCTCGCCCCCGGCGTGGTGCTGCTCGCGGTCACCGTGGTGACCACCCTGCCGGTCTGGGCGCTGCTCGCCGCGGCCGCCTCCCCACTGGTCCCGGGCCGGTTGCGCCCGCTGCGGCTGTTCTGGATCGGCTGCGTCTACCTGGTCTGGGACGCCCTCGCGCTGCTCGCGCTCTTCGTGCTCTGGGTCGCCTCCGGCTTCGGCTGGCGGAGCCGGTCGCCGGCCTTCCAGCGCGCGCACTACCTGCTGGCCGGCTGGTTCCTGCGGGTGCTGTTCTGGCAGGCACGCTGGACGCTGCGGCTGCGCATCGACGTGGTGGGCACCGACCCGGACACCGCGCTGCCCGGCCGGCCCGAGTTGGTGCTCTGCCGGCACGCCGGGCCGGGAGACTCGTTCATCCTGATCCACGGGCTGGTCAACTGGTTCAAGCGGGAGCCCCGGATCGTGCTCAAGGACAGCCTCCAGTGGGACCCGGCGATCGACGTGCTGCTCAACCGGCTGCCCAACCGGTTCATCGCGCCGACGCCGGAGCGCGGCGAGGAGACGGTACGCCAGGTCGGGCACCTGGCCACCGGGCTGGACGACAACGACGCGTTCGTGATCTTCCCGGAGGGCGGCAACTTCACCCCCAAGCGTCGGCTGCGTGCCATCGCCCGGCTGCGCTCGCTCGGGCTGGAGCGGATGGCGCTACGCGCGGAGCGGATGCGGCACGTGCTCGCCCCGCAGCCCGGCGGGATGCTCGCCGCGCTGGACGCCGCCCCGGACGCCGGGGTCATCTTCGTCGCCCACACCGGGCTGGACCGGATGCTCACCGTCGCCGACGTGTGGCGGGAACTGCCGATGGACAAGCGGATCGTGATGCGGTTCTGGTCGGTGCCGCCGGAGGAGGTACCGACCGGGCGGCAGGAACGCATCGACTGGCTCTACGACTGGTGGGCGAAGATCGACGCCTGGATCGCGGCCAATCGGGACGGCGCCGCGTAG